The Flavobacterium sp. M31R6 nucleotide sequence AACGATGCTTTTTCACAAAGATGATTATAGTTATAGAGCTGTAGGAGCATCTGGAGCGGTAACGGGAGTTTTATATTCTGCTATATTATTGCAGCCTGATATGATGTTAGGCCTGTTTTTTGTGATTCCAATTCCAGCTTATTTATTTGGTATCATTTATTTGTTGTATTCAATTTATGGAATGCGATCCAAAAATGACAACATTGGTCATACAGCTCATTTTGGAGGGGCTATGGGTGGCTATTTGATTACTCTGTTGAGAAATCCTGAATTAATACAAGAACATGCTTTAATGACCGTTTTACTTGCAATTCCTATTGTAATTCTTTTTGCAATGGCAAAAATGGGTAAACTTTAAAATTTAATTTCAATCTTTAAAAATCAATATTATGAAAAAATCGATCTTGTTTGTTATCTGTCTATTTACTGTTTTGGCACACAGCCAAGAAATCAAACCTATTCCCCAAGTAAATGTATCAGGTGAAGGAAAAATCAAAGTAGTCCCTGATCAAGTTACCATTTTGGCTACAGTGGAAACTAAAGGTACAAATGCCAAAGAAGTTAAAAAGCAAAATGACCAACAAATGGAGGCTGTTCTAAAATTGGTAAAAAGCATGAATTTGGCTCCTGCAGATTATAAAACAAAAAGAGTTTCTTTGAATCCTCAATATGATTATGAAAAAAAGAAACATACTTATAATGCTACGCAAACCATCGAGATTCTTTTGAGAGATTTATCAAAATATGACGAATTAATGGAAGGCTTGGTTGATCAAGGAATCAATCGTATTGACAATGTAACTTTTCAATCATCAAAGTTGGCTCAATACCAATCTGACGCTCGCAAACAAGCCATGAAAGATGCTAAATTGAAAGCTGATGACTATGTGTCGGTTTTAGGGCAAAAAGTAGGAGCAGGGTTTACTATTACGGATAATTCACAAACGTATTATCCACAACCCGTATATGCAATGAAATCAATGTCTGTTGAATCTGATAATGCTGCTCCAAGACAAACCATGGCTGTTGGTGAAATCGAGATTATAGCCAATGTTAGTGTAAGTTTTAAATTGGAATAAAATCATATCCATTTATTATAAAAAAAGTGCTTGAAAATTCAAGCACTTTTTTTTATGATTTAGTTTCGTTTCGAAGTTTACTTCTTTTCTTGCCATAAAAGAAATAGATTATAAAGCCAATGGCCAACCAAACAAAAAGTCGCAACCAAGTATCAAATGGTAAAGAAACCATCATAACAACACAAGTAATAATTCCTAAGATAGGAACAACAGGAACGAATGGTGTTTTAAAAGGACGTTCTAAATTGGGTTCTTTTTTTCTAAGTATTAAAATTCCTAAACAAACCATTACAAAAGCCAATAAAGTACCAATACTGGTCATTTCACCCACAATGCTTATTGGAACTAATCCTGCAAAAAGGCTTATAAAAATACATAAAACAATATTTGATTTATAAGGTGTATTGAACTTAGGGTGCAATTCTGAGAAAACTTTTGGCAACAATCCATCTTTACTCATCGAATAAAATACACGTGATTGTCCCAATAAATCAACTAGAATAACGGAAGTATAACCAATTAAAATGGCTAAAATTACAGCAATTCCTAACCATTCATAAGGTGTATTTGCTATAGCAATGGCAACTGGTGCTGCACTATTCTTAAATTCGGTGTAATTAGCTAATCCTGTCATCACATAACCAAATAGAATGAAAAGAACTGTACAAACAAGTAAAGATCCAAGTATTCCGATAGGCATATTACGTTGCGGATTTTTCGTTTCTTGAGCCATTGTTGCAACAATATCAAAACCTATAAAGACAAAGAAAACCACACCGGCTCCTCGTAAAACTCCAGACCATCCAAATTCTCCGAATGTTCCCGTATTATTTGGTATGAAAGGGTGATAATTTGCAGGATCAATGTATTGCCAACCCAAAGCGATAAAAACAATCACTACACCTACTTTTAATGCCACAACTATTGCATTAAATAGGGCAGAGCCTTTTGTGCCACGAATGATGATAGAAGTAATTAAGGCAATAATTAAAATAGAAGGTAAATTTACAATACCACGAACAATACTTCCATCGGCTAATGTGGCGGTTTCAAATGGTGATAAAACCAATTGGGGCGGAATGAAAATGTCGAATTTTTCTAGAAATTTTACCAAATATTGTGACCAGCTTATTCCAACCGTCGCAGCACCAACCGAATATTCTAGGATTAAGTCCCATCCGATAATCCAGGCGAAAAGTTCTCCCAGAGTTGCATATGCATAAGTGTAGGCGCTTCCCGAGACAGGAACCATAGAAGCAAATTCGGCATAGCACAAAGCACTGAATGCACAACCAACAGCTGCTATAACAAATGATAGTATTACAGCGGGGCCAGAATTATTTGCAGCCGCAATTCCGGTTAATGAAAAAAGACCTGCACCAATAATTACTCCGACTCCAATGGCAACTAAATTAAGAGCTCCTAAGCTCCGTTTTAATGAATTTTCTCCTGTATTCGCTGCTTCAATTTTTAAAGCCGCAATTGATTTTTTTAGCATAATAAATAAATTATATAAACTATACGGATATAGTAGATTTTTAGATAAAAAAAAAGCCTCAATTTCTTGAAGCGATTTTGTGGGGAGAGCAGGATTCGAACCTGCGAAGTTCACACAGCAGATTTACAGTCTGCCCTCGTTGGCCGCTTGAGTATCTCCCCAAGCCTTATTTGGTAACGCTTATTGCGTTATCCGGGTGCAAATATAGAGACTGTTTTTAGTTTTACAAACTTTTTTTGCACTTTATTTTAGTATTATTTTTAATGCATTGGTATTGAATAAAATAAAAAATCTCCACAAGGGAGATTTTTTATTTTGGAATACTAAAAAGGATTATTTACCTAATAATTCTATGATTTTTGCTTTAAGTTCATCGCCTCTTAAATCCTGCGCTACTACATTTCCTGATTTATCAAGGATGAAGGTAGCTGGAATTGATTCTACTTTGTATTGCTTTGCAATCGGATCTTCCCAACCTTTAAGATTCGAAACCTGAGTCCAAACTAGTTTATCTTTTGCAATAGCTTCTTTCCATTTTGCAGGATCTTCGTCTAGAGAAACACCAATTATATTAAGACCTTTAGAATGCAATTCAGCATAAATAGCCACTACATTTGGATTTTCTTTTCGGCAAGGACCACACCATGAGGCCCAAAAATCAACGATTGTCACTTTTCCTAAACTTTCCTTTAGACTGATTTTTTTGCCTTGTGGGTTAGGAGCAGAGAAATCAGTCCTTCATTTAGCAGCTGGAGCTTGTGGCATTGCTGTAGCACCAACAGAAGGAGTTTTCAATTCAGCAAGTTTTGTTTTAAGAGCTTTACCTGGCTTAGAGTTTTTCAAAGACTCTTCAAGGCTATTGTACATAGTTTCAATTTTTTTAGAATCTACAGCTGGGTCATTGCTCATTCCTTGGATAATTAATACACTGATAAAAGATTTTGGGTGTGTATTTGCATAATCTACATATTTAGTTTTTGAAGTAGCACCAATTTCAGTTTGAATTTTAGTATACTCTTTCATTAAACCATTGATAGTTGCAGTATCTTTAGTTTGCTGTGCCATTTGCATTTTTTGCATGTTAGCTATTTGGAAATCCATTAAAGGTTTTTGAACTTTAGTGATTTCTTCGTTGAATTTCACATACTCATCATTGTTGTAAGTACCAGAAACTTTAGATTTTTGAATTGTATCTTTGTTTACAACGATTGTAATATCTCCATTTTCTAAGATAAATGGAATTTTACCTTGAGTTCCTTCAATTTGCAAAGTATGAAAAGATGGTTCAACTGCTTTTCCTTTAATTTCAAATTTACCGTTTTCTATTTTTACTGTATCTACAGCAATTAATCCCATACCTTTCTCATCTTGAGTTTCTAGGATTACTGTTTTACCGTTTTCAAAACCAGTAGCAGTTCCTGAGATAGTGTATTTGTCTTTGCTACAAGAAGTAAGTAATACTGTAGCAGTAAGAAATAAAATAATTTTTTTCATTTTTATTAGTTAATTGTTTTTAAGGTTACAAAAGTATTTAAAATTATAAATTAACAATAACTTTAGTCCCTAAATTTATGTTATAATTTTCTCGCTTCTAAAGTTCTTAGAAACCAGTAAAATTCAATGTTTATAATTTTATAAAAGTTTAAATATACATAGCCTGGAGAAGTATAGAGTATGTATAATTTTTTTAATTAATGAATTCAGGATTCGCATTGATGAATATGTGATTCAATATGTTCGATTTCATTTAATGTTATCTTAATATCTAAATTCACTGTTCTCAGATCTTTGTGCAAATGTGAACAAACTGGATTTGATTTTAATTTAAAATCAATTTCAGCCTTTATTTTTTCAAGCTTTTCATAGGTTTTCAGGGCATTTTTATATTGCCTCTGGTACCGATTAATATAATCATTCATGGTTTTTTGGGTTAAGTTAGTATTATTTGGGTATGCTAATTTATTAAAAAACCTGTTAAAAAAACGTTAAGTCACTTCAATTTTAATATTTATGAAAATATATGCAGCAATTTAGAATTAGTATGGATATAAAAAAAGCACTCTTTTGAGGGAGTGCTTTTGTGTATATTATATTGAAAAACTATTCTTGATTGATAGTTTTTCTCCAAGGAAATGCATTAAAGATATGTCTTTTTGCAAATCTTCCAGGAGAATCGGCATTTACCATTTTTACGTAAGTAGCTTTAGGAACACTAATGTATTCGTAAACACTTCCGTTTGAGAAATTGACAATCAATCTTCCTTCAACAAATTTGTAGTCTGTAATTGTTGATGTAGCGATTGTCTCAGTATATTCAGGTAAAAGTTGTTTAATGGTCTCTGCATTAATACTTACCAAGAAGTGATAAGCTTCGATTATTTTTTTACTGTTTTCTTCAGCTTCTTTTAAACCAGCTTCATCGCCCTGAAATTTGTCAGGATGAGCATCTTTCATTGCATTACGATAGATGGTTTTTAATTCTTTAAGCTCTACTGTTTTTTCTACGTTAAGTAGTTTGCGGTATTCAACTATTTTTTTCATAAATAAGGTAACTACTTGTCTTTTACTATCAAACCAAATGTATTTGGCTGGAAATTGACAATTTTTTGCAAAGGTACACTTTTTTTTAACTTTTTACTTTAGCTAAAAAAAAAAATCAAAAAAAGTACTTTTTTGATTTTTAAAAATAATTTTGATGAGCTAAAAGCCTATTGTTCAGGTTTCATATTAGCCTTGTCAAAGTTTTTTGATTTTTTTGGATATTTATTATAACTGATATCGCTTGGGTTTTCGATGACACTTTTTATGGTAATCCAATCACCAACGTTATGTTTTTGAGCCATTTTGAAGTCCAAAAGATAAATACCACAAAAATAATTGTTGTTTTCATCTTGCTCCATTATTCCTGTAAAAACGCCTTTTTGTAACATTCTTTCTTCTGATGCTTTGGTCATAATCTCTTTATTTTAAAATAATTCTGGGGACAAAGTTAGGAAATTAATCGGTAATTGATGTGAGATTACACTTGAAATCAGGGCAAATTCATTAGTTTTAAAAACAACCACAGATTAGCAGATTTATTCCTTGATAAGTCGAATTTTGTAATTTCAGAGAAACTAATTTGCGCTAATTCCTCGGAAAGCGGTTAATTTTGGATAGAAATTTTTACAAAAATCAACGAATCTTCGGCAAAAGGAATTCATCGTTTGTCCTGAGAGTTTAAATGCTTTTCGTAAAATGAATAGTTCATATTTATAAAAAATAGGATTGCGAGCTGGGTGAGGGATAGAAATAAGCTACCGAAGTAGCATGGATAGCCCGACAGCATAAAGGAAAGGAACCGCATAAGCGTTACGTGAATTAGGTTCCTTTTCTTTATGGTGACACCCCAAAATACTTGTTTTTGGAATTGATTTGGTACTTAGCGATGTTTGTGATTACCTTTGTTTTATGGAAAAAGTATTTCGCCCGAGCCCAAAATCATTCAAAAACACATTTTGTGTTTTTCATGAAGTGTTGCCTGATCGAATTGCGGGAATGCCAGTGCAATATGACAGTCAATCGGGGAGTAAATATTTTTACACCAGGGAAGGGATGTATCGGCTTTCCAATCATTGGGGGCGTTTGGCCAACAGCAAATGGCGGTTGGAGCCAATGGAACCAGAGACAGAATCCAAATTCAAAATAGGTTTTGCGGCCTGGAATGAATTTTATCCAGATAATACTGAAGAAGAATTATATTATCTGGAAGCCAATTACTTAAAAAAAACGGTTAACTACCAACACCGCAACAATCCAAATTACGATTCGAAAGCCATATTGAGAACCAGTTTTGCAACCGCAAAACGAATCAAGCAAATTCGGAACCTATTTGAACTTACTTCGTGGGCCAAGTATTTTGATTATGACAATCTTGATGATTTGCGCAGGGAAATCATACAAGAATTAATTTTTACCAATAAAACATTGGAAGAAATAAAAAGAGAATTCGTTTAGATGTTTGCCGCTATTAATATTAAATCATTGGAATCAATTGGTTTTGATAAATAGGCAATTATGTCAGAATAATTTTTTGCCTTACTTTTATCTTCTAAAGCAATAGATGAACTCACTATGTATATTTGTATGGGCTCACTGATTTGCGATTTTAGCTTAACCATTTCTTCCATAAATTCCCAACCGTCCATAATTGGCATATTAATATCCAGAAGAATTATATTAGGAAGTATTTCTCCTTTTTCAACTGATTTTTTTAAGACATCAATTGCATCTTTTCCATTTTTGAAACTGCTGGCACTTAAAAATAGTTCCGATTTTTTGATGATTTTATTTGCAATAATTTGATAAATAGGGTCGTCATCTACTACCCATATTGTTTTAAGACTCATACGATTTCAATTTTGAATGTTGTTCCTACATTGGGTTCACTTTCTACTGTTATAGTTCCACCCATAGCTTCTATTTGGTTTTTTGTAATGAACAATCCAACTCCTTTTGAAGTAGGATCATTACTAAAAGTTTTATACATACCGAAAATTTTATTTGCATATTTTACTAAATCAATACCCATTCCATTGTCGGAAATTTCAATAATTTTTTTATTTTTTTTAGTTATCCATTTAATGCTTATAATAATTTTTCGTTCTGAATGGCTGTATCGAATTGCATTTGAAATGATATTGTAAAGAATACTTTCCAGATACGCAGGATTGTAGTTGATTGTTAAATCTTCTGGAATATGATTAAGGATTGTAACTTCTTTGGATATAATTTGCTTAGAAAAGACTTTCATAACATTATCAATATACTCTTTTAAATTCAATGCTTCCGTTGCTAAGTCTATATTAGTACGGATATTAATCACTTCATTTAAGTGCAACATTGTTTCATTAAGCAAACTGGAAACCGAAACCAACAATTCCATCATTTGTTGTTTTTCCTGCTCTGTTTCAGCTTCCTGAAGTAATGTTACAATTGAGGCTATATTGCTGGTATGCGATCTTAAATTATGCGAAATTATATAAGAAAAATTCAATAATCTTTCATTTTGTT carries:
- a CDS encoding SIMPL domain-containing protein — translated: MKKSILFVICLFTVLAHSQEIKPIPQVNVSGEGKIKVVPDQVTILATVETKGTNAKEVKKQNDQQMEAVLKLVKSMNLAPADYKTKRVSLNPQYDYEKKKHTYNATQTIEILLRDLSKYDELMEGLVDQGINRIDNVTFQSSKLAQYQSDARKQAMKDAKLKADDYVSVLGQKVGAGFTITDNSQTYYPQPVYAMKSMSVESDNAAPRQTMAVGEIEIIANVSVSFKLE
- a CDS encoding DUF4369 domain-containing protein, encoding MKKIILFLTATVLLTSCSKDKYTISGTATGFENGKTVILETQDEKGMGLIAVDTVKIENGKFEIKGKAVEPSFHTLQIEGTQGKIPFILENGDITIVVNKDTIQKSKVSGTYNNDEYVKFNEEITKVQKPLMDFQIANMQKMQMAQQTKDTATINGLMKEYTKIQTEIGATSKTKYVDYANTHPKSFISVLIIQGMSNDPAVDSKKIETMYNSLEESLKNSKPGKALKTKLAELKTPSVGATAMPQAPAAK
- a CDS encoding TlpA disulfide reductase family protein; its protein translation is MTIVDFWASWCGPCRKENPNVVAIYAELHSKGLNIIGVSLDEDPAKWKEAIAKDKLVWTQVSNLKGWEDPIAKQYKVESIPATFILDKSGNVVAQDLRGDELKAKIIELLGK
- a CDS encoding KTSC domain-containing protein — translated: MKKIVEYRKLLNVEKTVELKELKTIYRNAMKDAHPDKFQGDEAGLKEAEENSKKIIEAYHFLVSINAETIKQLLPEYTETIATSTITDYKFVEGRLIVNFSNGSVYEYISVPKATYVKMVNADSPGRFAKRHIFNAFPWRKTINQE
- a CDS encoding rhomboid family intramembrane serine protease translates to MNAILLGIIVANVLISYKGFNDLSFFRKYEFHVGSIRAGEQIRMISSGFLHVDMTHLLFNMLTLYFFAPVVTNYLGNVSFIMVYFGSLIFGSLLTMLFHKDDYSYRAVGASGAVTGVLYSAILLQPDMMLGLFFVIPIPAYLFGIIYLLYSIYGMRSKNDNIGHTAHFGGAMGGYLITLLRNPELIQEHALMTVLLAIPIVILFAMAKMGKL
- a CDS encoding amino acid permease, producing MLKKSIAALKIEAANTGENSLKRSLGALNLVAIGVGVIIGAGLFSLTGIAAANNSGPAVILSFVIAAVGCAFSALCYAEFASMVPVSGSAYTYAYATLGELFAWIIGWDLILEYSVGAATVGISWSQYLVKFLEKFDIFIPPQLVLSPFETATLADGSIVRGIVNLPSILIIALITSIIIRGTKGSALFNAIVVALKVGVVIVFIALGWQYIDPANYHPFIPNNTGTFGEFGWSGVLRGAGVVFFVFIGFDIVATMAQETKNPQRNMPIGILGSLLVCTVLFILFGYVMTGLANYTEFKNSAAPVAIAIANTPYEWLGIAVILAILIGYTSVILVDLLGQSRVFYSMSKDGLLPKVFSELHPKFNTPYKSNIVLCIFISLFAGLVPISIVGEMTSIGTLLAFVMVCLGILILRKKEPNLERPFKTPFVPVVPILGIITCVVMMVSLPFDTWLRLFVWLAIGFIIYFFYGKKRSKLRNETKS
- a CDS encoding response regulator; the encoded protein is MSLKTIWVVDDDPIYQIIANKIIKKSELFLSASSFKNGKDAIDVLKKSVEKGEILPNIILLDINMPIMDGWEFMEEMVKLKSQISEPIQIYIVSSSIALEDKSKAKNYSDIIAYLSKPIDSNDLILIAANI